A genome region from Candidatus Omnitrophota bacterium includes the following:
- a CDS encoding ATP-binding protein: MKRDIYADLINWKNASNRKPLILGGARQVGKTYILKEFGQKEFDTLAYFNFEENPELGKFFEDTLNAKKILEKLSLYQEKKIDTKNTLIFFDEIQEAPRALSALKYFAEADEPCNIVSAGSLLGVKLRQSSPYPVGKVTELTLYPFSFGEFLDGIGKTRLRRFLNDIENLNPIDDVFHNQLLELLKMYFYIGGMPGAINQYTLDGNLNSVRKIQDDLLHGYEKDFSKHAEANTAMKLTKIWRAMPIQLSKENKKFKFAEIEKNARAREYNEIIAWLEDSGLVYKSYSIQKPHLPLEGYKQENIFKLFLLDVGLLGAMLKLSSKTITGGNILFRVYNGAFTENYTAQELKATGHNNIYYWTSQNSAEVDFVIASQEQIYPLEVKSGTSLQNKSLKVYGQKYPNSVLSRATIKNFKHDGNIRNFPLYAISLFPRLSQ, encoded by the coding sequence ATGAAAAGGGATATCTATGCGGATTTGATCAACTGGAAAAATGCCTCAAACCGCAAACCTCTAATATTAGGAGGGGCGCGACAGGTGGGGAAAACATATATATTAAAAGAATTCGGCCAAAAAGAGTTTGATACCCTGGCCTATTTCAATTTTGAAGAAAACCCAGAATTAGGAAAATTTTTTGAAGACACATTAAATGCCAAAAAAATACTTGAAAAACTTTCCCTTTACCAAGAGAAAAAAATTGATACTAAAAATACATTGATCTTTTTTGATGAAATTCAGGAAGCGCCGAGGGCGTTAAGCGCCCTGAAATACTTTGCCGAAGCAGATGAACCGTGCAATATTGTATCCGCGGGCTCTCTCCTTGGCGTTAAACTCCGGCAATCATCGCCTTACCCCGTCGGAAAGGTCACAGAATTAACTCTATACCCTTTTTCTTTTGGCGAGTTTTTAGATGGTATCGGCAAAACCCGGCTCAGGCGATTTTTAAACGACATAGAGAACTTAAATCCAATAGATGATGTCTTTCACAATCAATTACTTGAATTGCTGAAAATGTACTTCTATATCGGCGGAATGCCTGGAGCAATAAATCAATATACTCTGGACGGGAATTTAAACAGCGTTAGAAAAATTCAGGATGATTTGTTACACGGATATGAAAAAGACTTCAGTAAGCACGCTGAAGCAAACACAGCAATGAAACTCACAAAAATATGGAGAGCTATGCCGATTCAATTATCCAAAGAAAATAAAAAATTTAAGTTCGCCGAAATAGAAAAAAACGCCAGAGCAAGAGAATATAATGAGATTATTGCCTGGCTCGAAGACTCTGGATTAGTTTATAAATCGTATAGCATTCAAAAACCTCATTTACCTTTAGAGGGCTATAAGCAGGAAAATATTTTCAAGCTATTCCTTTTGGACGTCGGCTTGCTCGGGGCAATGCTAAAACTATCGTCTAAAACCATCACCGGGGGGAATATCTTATTTCGCGTTTATAACGGGGCGTTTACCGAAAACTACACTGCGCAGGAACTGAAGGCGACTGGACATAACAACATTTACTACTGGACAAGCCAAAATTCCGCAGAGGTTGATTTTGTCATCGCTTCTCAAGAACAAATTTATCCTTTAGAGGTTAAATCGGGAACCAGCCTTCAGAACAAAAGTTTAAAGGTTTATGGACAAAAATATCCGAATTCTGTTCTTTCCCGGGCAACAATAAAAAATTTTAAGCATGATGGCAATATTCGCAATTTCCCCTTATATGCGATATCGCTATTTCCAAGACTATCTCAGTAA
- a CDS encoding cyclic nucleotide-binding domain-containing protein — protein MKDLSIIFSKEPFSKLSVSGRGFFGEHVRTISSRKGKCLIKEGEKGDTVYFLLEGCCSVLLDTPKGPLPISHLYPPDFFGELAALDQMIADVKRTATVINLTDVSAAAMKADDFKELCSSYPDVLEAVDKFYRDRQRELAQLRERIKNI, from the coding sequence GTGAAGGATTTGTCAATTATATTTTCCAAAGAGCCTTTTTCAAAACTCAGCGTGAGCGGGCGCGGGTTTTTCGGGGAGCATGTCAGGACAATATCGTCGCGTAAGGGCAAATGCCTTATAAAAGAAGGAGAGAAGGGAGACACGGTGTATTTTCTTCTTGAGGGCTGCTGCAGCGTGTTGCTGGATACCCCGAAAGGGCCCCTGCCGATATCTCATCTTTACCCGCCGGATTTTTTCGGCGAGCTCGCGGCGCTGGATCAGATGATCGCCGATGTGAAGAGAACGGCCACCGTCATCAATCTCACGGATGTCTCCGCCGCCGCTATGAAGGCGGATGATTTTAAGGAACTCTGTTCCTCGTATCCGGATGTACTGGAAGCGGTGGATAAATTCTACCGCGACCGCCAGCGGGAGCTTGCCCAACTGCGCGAGAGGATAAAAAATATATAA